The Rhodocytophaga rosea genome has a segment encoding these proteins:
- a CDS encoding PQQ-dependent sugar dehydrogenase translates to MAKQMYSIKTLLYGLGLLLLVVGFWSFTSKPGKIQVSQEKPEENRFTKTILAEKLDEPMEFIILETGKIMFVERKGNLKMYNPETRQVKTIASIPVNTKYTSKEGRVTEGEDGLLGIVQDPNFTQNHWIYLYYSLPGSEAKNILTRYELRGEELVMDSKKVLLEIPTQREQCCHTGGGMVFDAKGNLYLSTGDNTSPRATGFDPIDERPERGPWDAQKSSGNTNDLRGKIIRIHPEADGSYTIPEGNLFPKGTAKTRPEIYTMGHRNPWRLSIDSKTGYIYWGEVGPDASQDSLHRGPRGHDEFNQARKAGNFGWPHFIGDNKAYIDFDFATNTSKAPFDPAKPENNSPNNTGLTQLPPVQKAFIWYPYGASSEFPMLGSGGRSATGGPVFRKADFVGAKRPFPDYYEGKWFIVDFMRGWIMVVTMDEQGNYQSMERFMPNEKFSSAIDMKFGPDGDLYILEYGSAWFQGNDNARIVRIDYNAGNRKPIVQASLDKKAGSLPLKIQLSSKGTKDYDRDALTYKWEITSNKKAFKTFAEPNPTVTFDKPGVYMATLTVTDTKGETNSQTLEIKAGNEPPVVNLTITKGNKTFFFPNQNIGYTVTVSDKEDGSLSNSKITPAQVSMSIDYTPEGFDQVEIAMGHRSADESAGLATGQKLMDASDCKSCHTVDKKSVGPSFKQIALKYKNEASSTDYLAKKIISGGAGVWGEVAMSAHPQLSVADATEMAKYILSLSEEKQVAKKLPLKGNYVTAIPAGESDKGNYLLRAAYTDKGTSNVPGITTEKVILLRNPAVQPETADTAKGTQLNTTPTKSFQLIGSGSYVGFRKVDLTDVKAIEFLAVASSRNEAAGGMVEVRLGSPTGKLLGQTPVIEVTDPIRAMQNAQASAATTAKPNTPTPASTAPPAGGGISAMMRRLAKNLQAPIPATTGIHDVYFVFTNDKARKDQVIMQVVEIRFANNTDTNSASAPAVK, encoded by the coding sequence ATGGCAAAACAAATGTATTCGATCAAAACGCTCTTGTATGGGCTTGGATTGTTGTTGCTGGTGGTTGGCTTTTGGTCTTTCACTTCAAAGCCAGGTAAGATTCAAGTTTCGCAGGAGAAGCCGGAAGAGAACCGTTTCACCAAGACTATTCTCGCCGAAAAACTCGATGAACCAATGGAGTTTATTATACTGGAAACAGGAAAAATCATGTTTGTAGAGCGTAAGGGTAATTTGAAAATGTATAATCCGGAAACCAGGCAGGTAAAAACCATTGCTTCTATTCCGGTAAATACCAAATATACCAGCAAAGAAGGCAGAGTAACAGAAGGAGAAGATGGCCTGCTGGGCATTGTACAAGACCCTAATTTTACACAAAACCACTGGATCTACCTGTATTATTCACTTCCCGGAAGCGAAGCAAAAAATATATTAACCCGTTATGAACTGAGGGGCGAAGAACTGGTGATGGATTCTAAGAAAGTGCTGTTGGAGATTCCTACACAACGGGAGCAGTGCTGCCATACCGGAGGCGGAATGGTATTCGATGCCAAAGGAAATCTCTATCTTTCTACCGGCGATAATACCAGTCCCAGAGCTACTGGTTTCGATCCTATTGATGAACGGCCTGAGCGCGGCCCCTGGGATGCCCAGAAGTCTTCAGGCAATACCAATGATCTACGCGGCAAAATTATCCGTATTCATCCGGAAGCAGATGGAAGTTATACCATTCCGGAAGGCAATTTATTCCCGAAAGGCACTGCCAAAACCCGTCCGGAGATTTACACCATGGGACACCGGAACCCATGGCGTTTAAGTATCGACAGCAAAACCGGCTATATATACTGGGGCGAAGTAGGCCCGGATGCCAGTCAGGATTCTCTGCACAGGGGGCCCAGAGGGCATGATGAATTTAACCAGGCCCGCAAAGCTGGTAATTTTGGATGGCCGCATTTTATTGGAGACAATAAAGCCTACATTGATTTCGATTTTGCTACCAACACTTCGAAAGCTCCTTTTGACCCGGCCAAGCCTGAGAATAATTCACCCAATAATACAGGTTTAACGCAGTTGCCACCAGTACAAAAAGCGTTTATCTGGTATCCGTATGGTGCCTCTTCAGAATTTCCTATGCTGGGCAGTGGTGGCCGCAGTGCGACCGGAGGACCTGTTTTCCGGAAAGCAGACTTTGTTGGTGCCAAACGGCCATTTCCAGATTATTATGAGGGCAAATGGTTCATTGTAGATTTTATGCGGGGATGGATCATGGTGGTTACAATGGACGAACAAGGCAATTACCAGTCGATGGAGCGTTTTATGCCCAATGAGAAATTTTCCAGTGCCATTGATATGAAGTTTGGTCCGGATGGAGACTTGTATATTCTGGAATACGGCAGTGCCTGGTTCCAGGGCAATGATAATGCTCGTATTGTGCGCATTGATTATAATGCCGGAAATAGAAAGCCCATTGTACAAGCCTCTTTAGATAAAAAAGCCGGTTCGCTGCCGCTTAAAATACAGTTATCGTCTAAAGGTACAAAGGATTATGACCGGGATGCATTGACCTATAAGTGGGAAATTACTTCCAACAAAAAGGCTTTTAAAACGTTTGCTGAGCCTAATCCAACAGTTACTTTCGATAAGCCCGGTGTGTACATGGCTACCTTAACCGTTACCGATACAAAAGGAGAAACAAATAGCCAGACGCTGGAAATAAAAGCAGGAAATGAGCCGCCGGTTGTAAACTTAACCATTACCAAAGGCAATAAAACTTTCTTTTTCCCCAATCAGAATATCGGATATACAGTTACAGTCAGTGATAAAGAGGATGGTTCACTGTCCAATAGCAAAATTACGCCTGCCCAGGTATCCATGAGCATTGATTATACGCCAGAAGGATTTGACCAAGTGGAAATAGCCATGGGTCACCGCAGTGCCGATGAATCTGCTGGTTTAGCTACCGGACAAAAACTGATGGATGCCAGCGATTGTAAATCCTGCCATACCGTAGACAAAAAGTCGGTAGGACCTTCTTTCAAACAGATCGCCCTCAAATACAAAAATGAAGCAAGTTCTACAGATTATCTGGCCAAGAAGATCATTTCCGGAGGTGCAGGTGTTTGGGGCGAAGTAGCCATGAGCGCCCATCCGCAACTCTCTGTGGCTGATGCAACGGAGATGGCCAAATACATTCTGAGTTTGTCTGAAGAAAAACAGGTTGCCAAAAAGCTTCCTTTAAAAGGTAACTATGTAACTGCTATTCCTGCTGGAGAAAGTGATAAAGGTAATTACCTGCTAAGAGCGGCTTATACAGATAAAGGCACCAGTAATGTTCCTGGCATCACGACAGAAAAAGTGATACTACTTCGCAATCCGGCAGTGCAGCCAGAAACAGCCGACACGGCCAAAGGAACCCAGCTCAATACCACGCCAACAAAATCTTTTCAACTCATAGGTTCAGGTTCTTATGTTGGTTTCCGGAAAGTAGATCTGACAGATGTGAAAGCGATAGAATTTCTTGCAGTGGCTTCTTCGCGGAATGAAGCTGCCGGTGGAATGGTGGAAGTGCGTTTAGGTTCGCCAACAGGAAAACTCTTGGGGCAAACGCCGGTAATTGAAGTAACCGATCCCATCAGAGCGATGCAAAATGCACAAGCGAGCGCTGCTACAACAGCAAAACCAAATACGCCAACACCAGCTTCAACCGCACCTCCGGCTGGAGGCGGAATAAGTGCTATGATGCGGCGGCTGGCAAAAAATTTACAAGCGCCTATTCCGGCTACTACCGGCATACATGATGTGTATTTTGTCTTCACCAACGATAAGGCCCGCAAAGACCAGGTGATTATGCAAGTAGTCGAAATTCGTTTTGCAAATAATACTGATACTAATTCCGCTTCTGCTCCAGCGGTAAAATAA
- a CDS encoding dihydrolipoamide acetyltransferase family protein, with the protein MAQIEMLMPKMGESIMEGTILKWLKKVGDKIEQDESVLEVATDKVDTEVPAIHGGILKEILAQEGQVVEIGKAIAIISTDVEASNGSNGIVAPVTTTAQQETKEEEKQASILESQITSMTASNGFSPLSKPASGRFYSPLVLTIAREENIPMQELEYIPGSGADKRVTKKDILNYIANRPNDIPAITEIAVPATKEADYENKQINSQVNEVPQPETSKPSVTPVPEKVNKSVDSQPAVLAPTVSYSGQADIIEMDRMRKMIAQRMVDSKRISPHVTSFVEADVTNIVFWRNRIKNEFKAKEGDAITFTPIFIEALAKALKDYPMVNASVEGDKIIVKKDINIGMAVALPSGNLIVPVIKNADQLNIVGLTKRVNDLARRARENKLTADDLSGGTYTMSNVGSFGNVMGTPIIVQPQIAIMAFGTVQKKPAVIETPLGDTIGIRHFMFLSHSYDHRVVDGALGGMFVRKVADYLEGYDLHRKVF; encoded by the coding sequence ATGGCACAAATCGAAATGTTGATGCCCAAAATGGGTGAAAGTATCATGGAGGGAACTATTCTGAAATGGCTTAAGAAAGTAGGTGACAAAATTGAACAGGACGAATCAGTACTGGAAGTGGCTACCGATAAAGTTGATACGGAAGTGCCTGCTATTCATGGAGGTATATTAAAGGAAATACTCGCTCAGGAGGGACAGGTGGTGGAAATAGGTAAAGCCATTGCTATTATCAGTACAGATGTTGAAGCTTCAAATGGAAGTAATGGAATAGTTGCTCCTGTAACTACAACAGCTCAGCAGGAAACCAAGGAAGAAGAAAAACAAGCCAGCATACTCGAATCACAAATTACCAGTATGACCGCCAGCAATGGATTTAGCCCCCTTTCTAAGCCCGCTTCCGGACGTTTTTACTCTCCATTGGTACTCACTATTGCCAGAGAGGAGAATATTCCTATGCAAGAATTGGAATATATTCCTGGTTCCGGAGCAGATAAACGGGTAACAAAAAAAGACATTCTAAACTATATTGCTAATCGCCCGAACGATATACCGGCTATTACAGAAATTGCAGTTCCAGCAACTAAAGAGGCAGATTATGAAAATAAGCAAATAAATTCACAGGTTAACGAAGTTCCCCAGCCAGAAACTTCTAAACCATCTGTTACGCCAGTACCTGAAAAAGTTAATAAATCTGTAGACAGTCAGCCGGCTGTGCTTGCGCCTACTGTTTCTTACAGTGGCCAGGCTGATATTATTGAGATGGACCGTATGCGTAAAATGATTGCCCAGCGCATGGTAGATTCAAAGAGGATTTCTCCGCATGTTACTTCTTTTGTAGAGGCCGATGTAACCAATATTGTTTTCTGGCGCAACCGGATTAAAAATGAGTTTAAAGCCAAAGAAGGAGATGCCATTACCTTTACTCCTATCTTCATAGAAGCGCTAGCCAAAGCCCTGAAAGATTATCCGATGGTGAATGCTTCTGTAGAGGGCGATAAAATCATTGTGAAAAAAGATATAAATATAGGAATGGCCGTGGCTTTACCAAGCGGAAACCTGATTGTGCCAGTAATTAAAAATGCAGATCAGCTTAATATCGTAGGGTTAACCAAGCGGGTGAATGATCTGGCACGCCGGGCCCGTGAAAACAAACTGACCGCTGATGACCTGTCTGGAGGAACCTATACCATGTCCAATGTAGGTTCTTTCGGAAATGTAATGGGTACGCCTATTATTGTGCAGCCTCAGATCGCCATTATGGCTTTCGGCACGGTTCAGAAAAAGCCGGCGGTGATTGAAACTCCCTTAGGCGATACCATTGGTATCCGTCATTTTATGTTTCTTTCTCATTCCTATGACCACCGGGTAGTAGATGGTGCATTAGGTGGAATGTTCGTCCGGAAGGTAGCCGATTATCTGGAAGGTTATGACTTACATAGAAAAGTGTTTTAA
- a CDS encoding competence/damage-inducible protein A, whose protein sequence is MKEILAEVITIGDEILYGQITDTNTQWISAELDKIGVKTVRKSSVGDQRARILEILQEAESRADIIIITGGLGPTKDDLTKHILAEYFNSGLTIHQQALEDVTAFFRNRGKELTEINRKQAELPDNCTFISNKRGTAPGMWFEKNGKVFVSMPGVPHEMKAMMSDPILGKLQQYFRTPVIYHKMIKTVAIGESVLATKIEQWEDNLPSHIKLAYLPTTGQVRLRLTATGENAEILQNQVQQQIEVLKTLVTEYIYGYDEDTLETIVGNLLVSQQKTIAIAESCSVGYVTYSIGQIPGCSRYLMGSIVAYHNQAKINQLGVKAETLSAYGAVSEETAREMAENVRSVFSTSVGVASTGIAGPDGGTTEKPVGTVWIAYADETQTVAKKLQLGTDRMLTIQLTALHVLNLIRQTLGIQQ, encoded by the coding sequence CGATACCAATACCCAGTGGATCAGTGCAGAACTGGATAAGATAGGCGTAAAAACTGTCAGAAAATCTTCTGTGGGCGACCAAAGGGCGAGAATACTGGAAATACTACAGGAAGCAGAATCCAGGGCAGATATAATTATCATCACCGGTGGTTTGGGTCCAACTAAAGACGACCTGACCAAACATATACTGGCTGAATATTTTAATTCTGGATTAACGATACACCAGCAGGCATTGGAAGATGTAACCGCTTTTTTTAGGAATAGAGGTAAAGAACTAACAGAGATTAACCGCAAGCAGGCTGAATTACCAGATAATTGTACCTTTATTTCTAACAAAAGAGGGACAGCACCCGGAATGTGGTTCGAGAAAAACGGGAAAGTATTTGTTTCTATGCCTGGAGTCCCTCATGAAATGAAAGCGATGATGAGCGATCCTATTCTGGGGAAACTACAGCAATATTTCCGAACCCCGGTCATTTACCATAAAATGATAAAAACCGTAGCTATCGGAGAGTCGGTACTGGCAACTAAAATTGAACAGTGGGAAGATAACCTACCATCACATATAAAATTAGCATATTTACCTACGACAGGCCAGGTCCGGTTGCGGCTTACTGCTACCGGCGAAAATGCAGAAATATTGCAAAACCAGGTACAACAGCAAATCGAGGTATTGAAAACCCTGGTTACTGAATATATTTATGGGTATGATGAGGATACCTTAGAAACAATTGTAGGCAACTTACTTGTTTCACAACAGAAAACCATTGCTATTGCCGAAAGCTGTTCTGTAGGATATGTTACCTACAGCATCGGACAGATACCGGGTTGTTCGAGGTATTTGATGGGAAGTATAGTAGCTTATCATAACCAGGCGAAAATAAATCAATTAGGCGTAAAAGCAGAAACCCTTTCAGCCTATGGAGCCGTAAGTGAGGAAACAGCCAGAGAAATGGCCGAAAATGTACGCAGCGTATTCAGTACATCCGTAGGAGTGGCCAGTACAGGTATTGCAGGGCCGGATGGAGGTACAACTGAAAAACCGGTTGGAACCGTATGGATTGCCTATGCAGATGAGACACAAACGGTAGCTAAGAAATTACAACTGGGTACTGACCGTATGCTAACTATTCAATTAACTGCCTTGCACGTACTCAATTTAATCAGGCAAACATTAGGTATACAGCAGTAG